The proteins below are encoded in one region of Nakamurella flava:
- a CDS encoding thiamine pyrophosphate-dependent dehydrogenase E1 component subunit alpha: protein MATSVSPPPSADGAPASAVNLAGDPERAAQVLGTMWRIRLFEEAVDELFARGLMHGTMHLSIGQEASATGVCLAMQQGDHLTSTHRGHGHCIGAGADLNRMMAELLAKESGYCRGRGGSMHIADVATGNLGANGIVGGGIPIAAGAALGLKLQGKTDAVVVSFFGDGASNEGAFHEGLNLAAVWNLPVVFVCENNKYGMSMSTELSTKIGNLSERAAGYGMPGVTVDGNDVQAVYDAAVAAFERARNGQGPTLIENVTYRWKGHSKSDKNLYRTREEIAEWKERDPIAAFLAKVTDAGTLDQAALDQIAAQAKEAIRESVRFGNAAPPSRADELLSAVYATTGDTQ, encoded by the coding sequence ATGGCCACTTCCGTCTCCCCACCCCCATCAGCCGACGGAGCACCCGCCTCCGCGGTGAATCTGGCTGGTGATCCGGAGCGTGCGGCGCAGGTGTTGGGCACGATGTGGCGGATCCGGTTGTTCGAGGAAGCGGTGGACGAGTTGTTCGCCCGGGGTTTGATGCACGGGACGATGCATCTGTCGATCGGGCAGGAGGCGTCGGCCACGGGTGTGTGTCTGGCCATGCAGCAGGGTGATCATCTGACGTCCACGCACCGTGGGCATGGGCATTGCATCGGTGCGGGCGCGGATCTGAACCGGATGATGGCCGAGTTGCTGGCCAAGGAGTCCGGGTACTGCCGCGGCCGCGGTGGGTCGATGCACATCGCTGATGTGGCGACCGGGAACCTGGGCGCGAACGGCATCGTCGGTGGGGGGATCCCCATCGCCGCCGGGGCGGCGTTAGGGTTGAAGTTGCAGGGCAAAACCGACGCGGTGGTGGTGTCGTTCTTCGGGGACGGGGCCAGCAACGAGGGCGCGTTCCACGAGGGCCTGAACCTGGCCGCGGTGTGGAACCTGCCGGTGGTGTTCGTGTGCGAGAACAACAAGTACGGCATGTCCATGTCGACCGAGCTGTCGACCAAGATCGGCAACCTGTCCGAGCGGGCCGCCGGGTACGGCATGCCCGGGGTCACCGTGGACGGCAACGACGTGCAAGCGGTTTATGACGCTGCAGTGGCAGCGTTCGAAAGAGCCCGCAACGGGCAAGGGCCGACGTTGATCGAGAACGTCACCTACCGGTGGAAGGGTCACTCCAAGAGCGACAAGAACCTTTACCGCACCCGCGAGGAGATCGCGGAGTGGAAGGAACGCGACCCGATCGCTGCGTTCCTGGCCAAGGTCACCGACGCCGGCACCCTGGACCAGGCCGCCCTGGACCAGATCGCCGCGCAGGCCAAGGAGGCGATCCGCGAGTCGGTGCGCTTCGGCAATGCCGCACCGCCGTCCCGCGCCGATGAACTGCTGTCCGCCGTCTACGCGACCACCGGAGACACCCAGTGA
- a CDS encoding sugar-binding transcriptional regulator: protein MPPQRDDSDLARAARLYFIDGLSQKEVAQEMQTTRSNVSRMLTAARARGVVEIRIHDPSGRDDALEHQLVEQFGLSEALVARFEPGNPSDRRAGELGAQWLVDRIHDGQRVSLSWGTSLQKLVWAVTADRSVDVEILQLVGGLSPMSTAITGQEMLRELAVRLGARYRYLHSPAVLDRAEAVELLGAEASIAEALAAARRSDIALVGIGSFGHGSSEIVVEQMRLSPEERAELLAAAPVGDICARFYDADGRSFLGAANDRVLGITLDELREIPTVVGVATGREKAPGLLGALRGGLLDVICCDVPAARGVLEMARRYS from the coding sequence ATGCCTCCCCAACGCGACGACAGTGACCTCGCTCGAGCCGCCCGCCTGTACTTCATCGACGGGCTGTCCCAGAAGGAGGTCGCACAGGAGATGCAGACGACGCGTTCCAACGTCTCGCGGATGCTGACCGCGGCCCGGGCTCGTGGGGTGGTCGAGATCCGCATCCACGACCCCTCCGGCCGGGACGATGCGCTCGAGCACCAGTTGGTGGAGCAGTTCGGTCTGTCCGAGGCACTGGTGGCCCGTTTCGAACCGGGCAATCCGTCCGACCGTCGGGCCGGCGAACTGGGCGCCCAATGGCTGGTGGACCGCATCCACGACGGTCAGCGGGTGTCGTTGTCCTGGGGCACGTCTCTGCAGAAGCTGGTGTGGGCCGTGACGGCCGACCGCAGCGTCGATGTCGAGATCCTGCAGCTGGTCGGGGGTCTCTCGCCGATGTCCACCGCGATCACCGGGCAGGAGATGCTCCGCGAACTCGCGGTTCGTCTCGGGGCCCGGTACCGGTATCTTCACTCTCCGGCCGTGCTCGACCGGGCCGAAGCGGTGGAACTGCTGGGAGCCGAGGCGTCGATCGCCGAGGCGCTGGCCGCCGCCCGCCGGTCGGACATCGCCCTGGTCGGCATCGGGTCGTTCGGGCACGGCTCGTCGGAGATCGTCGTGGAACAAATGCGGCTGTCCCCGGAGGAACGTGCCGAGCTGTTGGCCGCCGCGCCGGTCGGCGACATCTGTGCCCGGTTCTACGACGCCGACGGGCGGTCGTTCCTGGGGGCGGCCAATGACCGCGTCCTGGGGATCACCCTCGACGAGCTGCGCGAGATCCCCACGGTGGTCGGCGTGGCCACCGGCCGGGAAAAGGCGCCCGGCCTGCTGGGTGCCCTCCGGGGCGGTCTGCTCGACGTGATTTGTTGCGACGTTCCCGCTGCCCGGGGCGTCCTCGAGATGGCCCGCCGGTACAGCTGA
- a CDS encoding transcriptional regulator GutM has protein sequence MSTTAVLIIGITVIWLAQRALTVRQALRFRRDLLALRTYGKLSVGMSRKVGRRVYAGLTFDDAPAADRVVTAARTLRGATVFATAKPENRLVGCRAIDLAEGRTPAGLPAMVATAAIQSAEFALGRKPTPESKVQAKAKAAVASRREPVRAA, from the coding sequence ATGAGCACCACCGCAGTCCTGATCATCGGCATCACGGTGATCTGGCTGGCCCAACGGGCCCTGACCGTCCGGCAGGCGTTGCGATTCCGCCGCGACCTGCTGGCTCTGCGCACGTACGGCAAGCTGTCGGTCGGCATGTCTCGCAAGGTGGGCCGGCGGGTCTACGCCGGCCTCACCTTCGACGATGCCCCCGCCGCTGATCGCGTCGTCACCGCCGCTCGGACCCTCCGCGGCGCAACGGTTTTCGCCACCGCCAAGCCGGAGAACCGGCTGGTCGGCTGCCGGGCGATCGATCTCGCCGAAGGCCGCACCCCGGCGGGTCTGCCCGCGATGGTGGCCACCGCCGCCATCCAGTCCGCCGAGTTCGCCCTCGGCCGCAAGCCCACCCCCGAGTCGAAGGTCCAGGCCAAGGCCAAGGCTGCGGTCGCGAGCCGTCGGGAACCCGTCCGCGCCGCCTGA
- the srlA gene encoding PTS glucitol/sorbitol transporter subunit IIC — MGTLAIWAEDFIGVFKAGAETFVALLTGIIPLLIVLLTAVNALIKIVGPERIDRFGAFAARPGLAYLPLRYLVLPVVAVFFLTNPMCYTMGRFLPEEKKPAFYDSAVSFVHPILGLFPHANAGEYFVYGGIAAGITALNLPLGDLAVRYFLVGLVVIFIRGCTTEVIFRIMSRRSAKAQVA; from the coding sequence CTGGGCACGCTGGCCATCTGGGCCGAGGACTTCATCGGTGTGTTCAAGGCCGGTGCCGAGACCTTCGTCGCGCTGCTGACCGGGATCATCCCGCTGCTGATCGTCCTGCTGACCGCGGTCAACGCGCTCATCAAGATCGTCGGACCCGAGCGCATCGACCGGTTCGGTGCGTTCGCCGCCCGCCCCGGGCTCGCCTACCTCCCGCTGCGCTATCTGGTGCTGCCGGTCGTGGCCGTCTTCTTCCTCACCAACCCCATGTGCTACACGATGGGCCGGTTCCTGCCGGAGGAGAAGAAGCCCGCGTTCTACGACTCGGCCGTCAGCTTCGTGCACCCCATCCTCGGCCTCTTCCCGCACGCCAACGCCGGTGAGTACTTCGTCTACGGCGGTATCGCCGCGGGCATCACCGCGCTGAACCTGCCGTTGGGTGACCTCGCCGTCCGGTACTTCCTCGTCGGCCTGGTCGTCATCTTCATCCGCGGCTGCACCACCGAGGTCATCTTCCGCATCATGTCCCGTCGTTCCGCGAAGGCGCAGGTGGCCTGA
- a CDS encoding PTS glucitol/sorbitol transporter subunit IIA, translating into MTTTDEPTVRYATTVTSVGVLVPDFVEQGMLIIFGDNAPAELHDICALHRPEVSEGGVEPGDVLWLDDASFTILSVGSVANENLSALGHVSFKANGSTDAQLPGDISLENVPLPQLHEGSRVRIVAAS; encoded by the coding sequence ATGACGACCACTGACGAGCCCACCGTCCGTTACGCGACCACGGTGACCAGCGTGGGCGTGCTGGTCCCCGATTTCGTCGAGCAGGGCATGCTCATCATTTTCGGCGACAACGCCCCGGCGGAGTTGCACGACATCTGTGCCCTGCACCGACCTGAGGTCTCCGAGGGCGGCGTCGAGCCCGGGGACGTGCTCTGGCTGGACGACGCCTCGTTCACCATCCTGTCCGTCGGATCCGTTGCCAACGAGAATCTTTCGGCCCTGGGCCATGTCTCGTTCAAGGCCAACGGGTCGACCGATGCCCAACTGCCCGGCGACATCAGCCTGGAGAACGTGCCGCTGCCGCAGCTGCACGAGGGCAGCCGGGTCCGCATCGTCGCCGCGAGCTGA
- a CDS encoding NAD(P)H-dependent oxidoreductase: protein MGYTKRLLERQEQTGRPVRVGLAGAGQMGTGFVAQVQRIPGLEIGAIADVDPNRVVAAYKTVGIDPEADGGQRHAVLDDAAALATADVDMVVDATGVPEVGAIMSLAALRAGKHVGLLNVECDVTVGWLLAAVARHYGVIYTLCRGDEPAEAVRLVEFARDLAFEVVCAGKGKNNPLNPTATPESLQAEAVSKGMNPKMLCSFVDGSKAMIEMVALANGADLQVTKRGMNGPPATVPTLADVFKPEADGGILPGSGYVDYCTGPVAPGVFVIVKAEDEVVHEEMSYLKMGPGPYFALYRPYHLASIEAPLSIGEAVLHNQASIVPIAWNGEVGAAAKRDLVPGDRLDGIGGTTVYGMAERADVFAAEGLLPLGLVGGARVVRPVAQGELLTYADVEWDRPSVINQLRALQDKQIAEGWSDERVVAEIDAVLQ, encoded by the coding sequence ATGGGTTACACGAAGCGGTTGCTGGAACGCCAGGAGCAGACCGGTCGCCCGGTCCGCGTCGGCCTGGCCGGCGCCGGTCAGATGGGCACCGGGTTCGTCGCCCAGGTGCAGCGCATCCCCGGTCTGGAGATCGGCGCCATCGCCGACGTCGACCCGAACCGCGTGGTCGCCGCGTACAAGACGGTCGGTATCGATCCCGAGGCCGACGGCGGCCAGCGCCACGCGGTGCTCGACGACGCGGCGGCGCTGGCCACCGCGGATGTCGACATGGTCGTGGACGCCACGGGTGTGCCGGAGGTGGGCGCCATCATGTCGCTGGCCGCGCTCCGCGCGGGCAAGCACGTCGGCCTGCTGAACGTCGAGTGCGACGTGACCGTCGGCTGGCTGCTGGCCGCTGTGGCCCGTCACTACGGCGTCATCTACACCCTGTGCCGCGGTGACGAGCCGGCGGAGGCCGTTCGCCTCGTCGAGTTCGCCCGCGACCTGGCCTTCGAGGTCGTCTGCGCCGGCAAGGGCAAGAACAACCCGCTCAACCCGACGGCCACGCCGGAATCGCTGCAGGCCGAGGCCGTCTCCAAGGGCATGAACCCGAAGATGCTGTGCAGCTTCGTGGACGGCTCCAAGGCCATGATCGAGATGGTCGCGCTGGCCAACGGCGCCGACCTGCAGGTCACCAAGCGCGGGATGAACGGCCCGCCGGCCACCGTCCCCACCCTGGCCGACGTCTTCAAGCCCGAGGCCGACGGCGGGATCCTGCCCGGCAGCGGGTATGTCGACTACTGCACCGGCCCGGTCGCCCCCGGTGTCTTCGTCATCGTCAAGGCCGAGGACGAGGTCGTCCACGAGGAGATGTCCTACCTGAAGATGGGCCCCGGCCCGTACTTCGCCCTGTACCGCCCGTACCACCTGGCCAGCATCGAGGCGCCGCTGTCCATCGGCGAGGCCGTGCTGCACAACCAGGCCAGCATCGTCCCGATCGCGTGGAACGGCGAGGTCGGCGCGGCCGCCAAGCGGGACCTGGTCCCCGGCGACCGGCTCGACGGCATCGGCGGCACCACCGTCTACGGCATGGCCGAGCGGGCCGACGTGTTCGCCGCCGAGGGGCTGCTGCCGCTGGGTCTGGTCGGCGGGGCGCGCGTCGTCCGTCCGGTCGCCCAGGGTGAGCTGCTGACCTACGCCGACGTCGAGTGGGACCGCCCGTCGGTCATCAACCAGCTCCGTGCGCTGCAGGACAAGCAGATCGCCGAGGGCTGGTCGGACGAGCGCGTGGTCGCCGAGATCGACGCCGTGCTGCAGTAA
- a CDS encoding iron-containing redox enzyme family protein yields the protein MQLPHPRGPLSAAVITTVSGGVGVLPIGVVPPEDVLGDDDLQLALWVLYELHYRGFDGVDDGWEWDPDLLRLRRELESALLATLRETVVVPPDDRRVADRLRTLVESDDGPSLSRFMQTRADSRQWAQFAAHRSIYQLKEADPHTWAMPRLPATVKSALLEIQIDEYGGGNTAQMHSELFRVTLDELGLRSDYGGYVDAVPGITLALTNVMSLFGLHRGLRGALVGHLAAYEMTSSEPCRRYARGLRRLGASEAACTFYDVHVTADALHEQVAAHDLCGGLAAAEPELTEDIVFGAAACLAVDVRFAEHVLGCWSAGRSSLRTADDPLLAVS from the coding sequence GTGCAACTGCCGCATCCCCGAGGCCCGTTGTCCGCAGCCGTCATCACGACGGTGTCAGGCGGTGTCGGCGTGCTGCCGATCGGGGTCGTCCCACCGGAGGACGTCCTCGGTGACGACGACCTGCAGTTGGCGCTCTGGGTGCTGTACGAGCTGCACTACCGGGGTTTCGACGGGGTGGACGACGGGTGGGAGTGGGACCCGGACCTGCTGCGCCTGCGGCGGGAACTCGAATCCGCACTGCTGGCCACGCTGCGCGAGACCGTCGTGGTGCCGCCCGACGACCGCCGGGTGGCCGATCGGTTGCGCACGCTGGTCGAGTCCGACGACGGACCGTCGCTGTCCCGGTTCATGCAGACCCGGGCCGACAGCCGGCAGTGGGCGCAGTTCGCCGCCCACCGGTCGATCTATCAGCTGAAGGAGGCCGACCCGCACACGTGGGCGATGCCGCGGCTGCCGGCGACGGTGAAATCGGCGCTGCTGGAGATCCAGATCGACGAGTACGGCGGCGGGAACACGGCGCAGATGCACTCCGAGCTGTTCCGGGTCACCCTCGACGAGCTCGGCCTGCGCAGCGACTACGGCGGATATGTCGATGCCGTTCCCGGGATCACCCTGGCCCTGACCAATGTGATGTCGCTGTTCGGTCTGCACCGTGGTCTGCGGGGAGCGCTGGTCGGTCACCTAGCGGCCTACGAGATGACGTCGTCCGAGCCGTGCCGGCGGTACGCCCGGGGACTGCGGCGGCTCGGCGCCTCCGAGGCGGCCTGCACGTTCTACGACGTGCACGTCACCGCGGACGCGCTGCACGAGCAGGTGGCTGCCCATGATCTGTGTGGTGGCCTGGCCGCCGCCGAACCGGAGCTGACCGAGGACATCGTGTTCGGCGCCGCCGCCTGCCTGGCGGTCGACGTGCGCTTCGCCGAACACGTCCTCGGGTGCTGGTCGGCCGGTCGGTCGTCGCTGCGCACCGCGGATGATCCACTGCTGGCCGTCTCGTGA
- a CDS encoding CDGSH iron-sulfur domain-containing protein produces the protein MRPPGESGGARITVYPDGPLIVRGDFVLDDIDAGPVPTGRMIALCRCGRSATKPLCDGSHKISRTLRAAPTDGGDDRS, from the coding sequence GTGAGGCCGCCCGGGGAATCGGGTGGCGCCCGGATCACCGTCTATCCGGACGGGCCCCTGATCGTCCGGGGCGACTTCGTGCTGGACGACATCGACGCGGGCCCGGTACCGACCGGCCGGATGATCGCCTTGTGCCGGTGCGGTCGGTCGGCCACCAAACCGTTGTGCGACGGCAGCCACAAGATCTCCCGCACCCTGCGGGCCGCCCCGACCGACGGTGGTGACGACCGGTCGTGA
- a CDS encoding RsmD family RNA methyltransferase: MLQSHWAAELAARSSPGPILELCAGAGQIGLAAAVLSGRDLVQVEADPVAAEYAWHNAAAAGHGAQVQVRSAPMQHALAAGERFPLVVADPPYLSTADIARWPEDPVTAIDGGADGLDLTRVCLRLADTHLTPAGVLLLQVAGEVQARAVVALLATPGGPALRHVETRQHDAERAVMLLARSTVSAR; the protein is encoded by the coding sequence GTGTTGCAGAGTCATTGGGCCGCTGAGCTGGCTGCCCGCTCGTCCCCGGGGCCGATCCTCGAACTGTGTGCCGGAGCCGGCCAGATCGGCCTGGCCGCGGCCGTGCTGAGCGGTCGCGATCTGGTGCAGGTGGAGGCCGATCCGGTGGCCGCGGAGTACGCGTGGCACAACGCCGCGGCCGCGGGACACGGCGCGCAGGTCCAGGTTCGCAGCGCGCCGATGCAGCACGCGCTGGCGGCGGGGGAGCGTTTCCCCCTCGTCGTCGCCGACCCGCCCTACCTGTCGACGGCCGACATCGCCCGCTGGCCGGAGGACCCGGTGACCGCCATCGACGGCGGGGCGGACGGCCTGGACCTCACCCGTGTCTGCCTGCGGCTGGCCGACACGCACCTGACCCCGGCCGGGGTCCTGTTGTTGCAGGTGGCCGGCGAGGTGCAGGCGAGGGCGGTGGTCGCCCTGCTGGCCACGCCGGGCGGTCCGGCCCTCCGTCACGTCGAGACCCGGCAGCACGATGCGGAGCGGGCGGTCATGCTGCTCGCACGGTCCACGGTTTCCGCTCGCTGA
- the ppdK gene encoding pyruvate, phosphate dikinase has protein sequence MTQYVYDFTQGSKDQKALLGGKGANLAEMTKLGLPVPPGFTITTQACREFLQIGSEPGDLRVQVTMALRQLEDQLGRRLGDRHDPLLVSVRSGAQFSMPGMMETVLNVGLNDASVKGMAEETGNERFAWDSYRRLLQMFGKTVLEIPGEVFSDAWDKAKSAKGVTGDLELDVDDLKEIVEVFKAEIKNATGSEFPQHPREQLDLAIRSVFQSWNTDRAKLYRRRERISENLGTAVNVCTMVFGNLGDTSGTGVAFTRDPASGQAGAYGDYLANAQGEDVVAGIRNTLSLDDLRELDPASHRELTRVMRRLETHYRDLCDIEFTIERGKLWMLQTRVGKRTPAAAFRIAAQLVDEQLITLDEALGRVSGAQLALLMFPQFDRAAEKTLLTKGMAASPGAAVGKAVFDSETAVAWAARGEQVVLVRRETNPDDLSGMIAAAGVLTARGGKTSHAAVVARGMGRTCVCGAEALNVDPVARQIKVGDTVIAEGDEISIDGSTGEVFAGAVPVVPSPVQTYIESGVDAALAELTAAGGDGGGDGETAQLVKAVDRLLTHADQRSRLAVRANADTAEDAVRARSFGAQGIGLCRTEHMFLGDRRTLIERVVLADTGDERDAALEALLPLQRQDFIDLLTAMDGLPVTIRLLDPPLHEFLPDKTELAVKVAVADATGEVDPKDRKLLAAVERLHESNPMLGLRGVRLGLLIPGLFALQVRAATEAVIELTRAGKRPKLEIMVPLVGSVMELHLVRLESEQIIKELVAESGLGDKGLDIPIGTMIELPRAALTAHRIAEEADFFSFGTNDLTQTGWGFSRDDVEAAIFAAYLEKGVFTISPFETIDADGIGRLVKIGAEEGRKTKPDLKLGVCGEHGGDPESIHFFHDVGLDYVSCSPFRVPVARLEAGRAAAAGTPTEEI, from the coding sequence ATGACCCAGTACGTTTACGATTTCACGCAGGGCAGCAAGGACCAGAAGGCACTCCTCGGGGGCAAGGGTGCCAACCTGGCCGAGATGACGAAACTGGGTCTGCCGGTCCCACCGGGATTCACCATCACCACCCAGGCCTGTCGCGAGTTCCTGCAGATCGGCTCCGAACCGGGTGATCTGCGGGTCCAGGTCACGATGGCCCTGCGTCAGCTGGAGGACCAGCTCGGCCGCCGGCTCGGCGACCGTCACGATCCCCTGCTGGTGAGTGTCCGCTCCGGGGCGCAGTTCTCGATGCCCGGAATGATGGAGACCGTCCTCAACGTCGGCCTGAACGACGCCAGCGTCAAGGGTATGGCCGAGGAGACCGGTAACGAGCGTTTCGCCTGGGATTCCTACCGCCGGCTGCTGCAGATGTTCGGAAAGACCGTGCTGGAAATCCCGGGCGAGGTCTTCTCCGACGCCTGGGACAAGGCCAAGAGCGCCAAGGGCGTCACCGGCGATCTCGAACTGGACGTCGACGATCTCAAGGAGATCGTCGAGGTGTTCAAGGCGGAGATCAAGAACGCCACCGGCAGTGAATTCCCCCAGCACCCCCGCGAGCAGCTCGATCTGGCGATCCGCTCGGTCTTCCAATCCTGGAACACCGATCGCGCCAAGCTCTACCGTCGTCGGGAGCGCATCAGCGAGAATCTCGGGACGGCCGTCAACGTCTGCACCATGGTGTTCGGCAATCTCGGCGACACCAGCGGCACCGGCGTGGCCTTCACCCGGGACCCGGCCTCCGGCCAGGCCGGCGCCTACGGCGACTACCTGGCCAACGCGCAGGGCGAGGACGTCGTCGCCGGGATCCGCAACACCCTGTCCCTGGACGACCTGCGCGAGCTCGACCCGGCGTCGCACCGCGAGCTGACCCGGGTGATGCGCCGTCTGGAGACCCACTACCGGGATCTCTGCGACATCGAGTTCACCATCGAACGCGGCAAGCTGTGGATGCTGCAGACCCGGGTCGGCAAGCGCACCCCGGCGGCCGCGTTCCGGATCGCCGCCCAGCTCGTCGACGAGCAGCTCATCACGCTGGACGAGGCGCTGGGGCGCGTGTCCGGTGCCCAGTTGGCCCTGCTCATGTTCCCGCAGTTCGACCGGGCGGCGGAGAAGACCCTGCTGACCAAGGGCATGGCGGCGTCGCCGGGTGCCGCGGTCGGCAAGGCCGTCTTCGACTCCGAGACGGCCGTCGCCTGGGCCGCCCGCGGCGAGCAGGTGGTGCTGGTCCGGCGGGAGACGAACCCGGACGACCTGTCCGGCATGATCGCCGCCGCCGGGGTGCTCACTGCCCGCGGCGGCAAGACCTCGCACGCCGCCGTCGTCGCCCGCGGCATGGGCCGCACCTGCGTCTGCGGCGCGGAGGCGCTGAACGTCGATCCGGTGGCCAGGCAGATCAAGGTCGGCGACACCGTCATCGCCGAGGGCGACGAGATCAGCATCGACGGCTCGACCGGGGAGGTCTTCGCCGGGGCCGTCCCCGTCGTCCCGTCCCCGGTCCAGACCTACATCGAGTCCGGCGTCGACGCGGCGCTGGCGGAACTGACTGCCGCCGGCGGTGACGGTGGGGGCGACGGTGAGACCGCACAACTGGTCAAGGCGGTCGACCGGCTGCTCACCCACGCCGACCAGCGCAGCCGTCTGGCGGTCCGGGCCAACGCCGACACCGCCGAGGACGCCGTTCGGGCGAGGTCCTTCGGGGCCCAGGGCATCGGCCTGTGCCGGACGGAGCACATGTTCCTGGGGGACCGCCGGACGCTCATCGAGCGGGTCGTGCTGGCCGACACCGGCGACGAGCGGGACGCCGCTCTGGAGGCCCTGCTCCCGCTGCAGCGACAGGACTTCATCGACCTGCTGACGGCGATGGACGGCCTGCCGGTCACCATCCGACTGCTCGATCCGCCGCTGCACGAGTTCCTGCCGGACAAGACCGAACTGGCGGTCAAGGTGGCGGTCGCCGATGCGACCGGTGAGGTCGATCCCAAGGACCGCAAGCTGCTCGCCGCGGTCGAACGGCTCCACGAGTCGAACCCGATGCTCGGGCTGCGTGGCGTCCGGCTGGGCCTGCTCATCCCCGGCCTGTTCGCCCTGCAGGTCCGCGCGGCGACCGAGGCGGTGATCGAGCTGACCCGGGCCGGCAAGCGGCCCAAGCTGGAGATCATGGTGCCGCTGGTCGGGTCGGTCATGGAGCTGCACCTGGTGCGGCTCGAATCGGAGCAGATCATCAAGGAGCTGGTGGCCGAGAGCGGCCTGGGCGACAAGGGTCTGGACATCCCGATCGGCACGATGATCGAGCTGCCGCGCGCCGCGCTGACCGCCCACCGCATCGCCGAGGAGGCCGACTTCTTCTCCTTCGGCACCAACGACCTCACCCAGACCGGGTGGGGCTTCTCCCGGGACGACGTCGAGGCCGCGATCTTCGCCGCCTACCTGGAGAAGGGCGTGTTCACCATCTCGCCGTTCGAGACCATCGACGCCGACGGTATCGGCCGGCTCGTCAAGATCGGTGCCGAGGAGGGCCGCAAGACCAAGCCCGACCTCAAGCTCGGCGTCTGCGGCGAGCACGGCGGCGATCCGGAGTCCATCCACTTCTTCCACGACGTCGGCCTGGACTACGTGTCCTGCTCGCCGTTCCGGGTGCCCGTGGCCCGACTGGAGGCCGGTCGCGCCGCGGCCGCGGGGACGCCGACCGAGGAGATCTGA
- a CDS encoding NAD(P)/FAD-dependent oxidoreductase, with the protein MASEPDAATVDRSWDVVVVGAGPAGAAAALSAARVVGPSRVLLLDRHTFPRDKVCGDGIAAEALTELAGLGVDLDELTAGYPPITRLRLTGPAGGIADRDLPDAVRVIPREVFDARLVDAVRGRGIEVRQVHVRGLRASDGGWTLDLRSPRIHHAASDRGRQIRARVVIGADGAHSVVRRHLLGDHPVRTALAIRGYPAARPGQDLTQLITMTGEHWPAYAWSFPLGDGRANIGYGELLGESPVTKADLMARLDRLLPGAAADPTVLWRAHPLPLSPARPTVSDGTVLLVGDALSLVNPLSGEGIYYAVRSGALAGAASTAADPGRVYRRILRRDLGPHLRATAAVTALLRGPRLLDVGVRAAARRQRVFDDLVRMALADGGITPRLLRGLASSVLDDRASRSAAGHTP; encoded by the coding sequence ATGGCGAGTGAGCCGGACGCGGCGACGGTCGACCGCAGCTGGGACGTGGTCGTGGTCGGCGCGGGACCAGCCGGTGCCGCCGCCGCCCTGTCCGCCGCCCGCGTCGTGGGCCCGTCCCGGGTGCTGCTGCTCGACCGCCACACCTTCCCCCGCGACAAGGTCTGCGGTGACGGCATCGCCGCCGAGGCCCTGACCGAGCTGGCCGGACTGGGCGTCGACCTGGACGAGTTGACCGCCGGCTATCCCCCGATCACCCGGCTCCGACTGACTGGACCGGCCGGCGGGATCGCCGACCGTGACCTGCCCGACGCCGTACGGGTCATCCCACGGGAGGTGTTCGACGCGCGACTGGTCGACGCGGTGCGAGGCCGGGGCATCGAGGTCCGCCAGGTTCACGTGCGCGGACTACGGGCGTCCGATGGCGGCTGGACACTCGACCTTCGATCCCCACGAATTCATCACGCCGCGTCGGATCGTGGCCGGCAGATCCGGGCCCGCGTCGTCATCGGCGCGGACGGTGCCCATTCGGTGGTCCGCCGCCACCTGCTCGGCGACCACCCGGTCCGCACCGCGCTCGCGATCCGCGGCTACCCGGCCGCCCGCCCCGGCCAGGACCTCACCCAGCTGATCACGATGACCGGCGAGCACTGGCCCGCCTACGCCTGGAGCTTCCCGCTCGGTGACGGTCGGGCCAACATCGGCTACGGCGAACTGCTCGGCGAGTCCCCCGTCACGAAGGCCGATCTCATGGCCAGGCTCGACCGGCTCCTGCCCGGTGCGGCGGCCGACCCGACGGTCCTCTGGCGGGCCCATCCCCTGCCGCTCAGCCCGGCGCGGCCGACCGTTTCCGACGGCACGGTCCTGCTGGTGGGTGATGCGCTGTCGCTGGTCAACCCGCTCTCCGGGGAGGGCATCTACTACGCCGTCCGCTCCGGCGCACTGGCCGGCGCCGCGAGCACGGCGGCCGACCCGGGTCGGGTCTACCGGAGGATTCTGCGGCGGGACCTCGGCCCGCATCTGCGGGCCACCGCCGCCGTCACCGCCCTGCTGCGTGGGCCGCGACTGCTGGACGTGGGGGTGCGGGCCGCCGCCCGTCGTCAACGTGTGTTCGACGACCTGGTGCGGATGGCGCTGGCCGACGGCGGCATCACGCCCCGGCTGCTGCGGGGACTGGCCAGTTCGGTGCTGGACGACCGCGCCAGCCGATCGGCTGCTGGCCACACGCCGTGA